TCGTCACAAAATTTCAAATCGAAATTCAtaacattgctcgagatacaaaaatgacaaatttgacactgaatagtacataacacaagttgggctttagttttggcccattagcacactgatgtcaaatttgtcatttttgtatctcgagcaatgtttcgaattttgatgTGAATTTTTGTGACAACTTACAATGATGTTGCGTCAATGCATTAattttttttctagattttttttgaacttttttaatgTGCAACAGGgttcggtgcaccggtagcacctgCACTAGATACGTTCCCTTGAAAGGTGAGGTCAGGACTCAGGAACCGAGAAATCTCTCAAGGTTCCTACCTCAGCACAAACTCTCCACTAAGACAGTCCAACATCACTGCTAGGCGATCAACGCTGTTGAATCAAATCAATATGAGAACGCACAAAAAGTTACAGGTTTAAGGACCTCCACTGCTTTACATGAAGACTTTTTTCTTGAACTTTTACATAAATAATTGCTATGAGCAATCTCACTATGACGTCAGTGAAGTAAAATGTACGCTTTCATTATTCATATCGCACATACCTTGAGCAAAACTATCAGTGCTGACAGAAAGGTTGGCCCATGAGGAACCTGCAACAAAAAAGTCAACATTTAGAATAAGAGATAGGGAAGATAAACTGACGTACAATTCATTTAAGTCGATTATCGAAGGGTGTATTCACGACTTACAATGCATAATCAAGGAGCTATGTGATAATGCTTCAGGTGATTCTTCAGTTATTTAACTAGCTTGCTTTAGTAGCAGAGAACATTATATAGAATCCATTTCTGACAAATGTAAAATTAACCAGCCCACATGCACTACAAAGATCTTCAAGCTCCAGCTCTGATAAGAAGGTATTATTGCCTGTGATTTGATCAATGTACTGCAAGATTGTTCAAAGAAATAAGTTTATGGCGGAACAGAGTTGAGCAAAGTGAATCTGTAAATAGCAGTATCAGATTCTCTGAAGCTAAATCTCCCTTCTACCAATATGGAAGTGGCAAACTATTAAACGATCAATTCTAAATACCTGCCATGGTTCGTGGTTGTGAAAATAATAAGCTGTGATGGCCATATAAAGAGAACTATTTGTGGGTTACTAGGGAGTCGGGAACTCAGGATTACCGGGCGTCCAATCCTCAGTAATGGGATTACTGGTGGAAGAACATCTGCTATGAAAGTAGAACCAACAAAAACACCCCCAGGGCGGAGGACTCGACTGATTTCTGCAACCTACAAAAATGccaaaatattttagaatttttatcCTTTTGGCCTATGTAGAGCGGTAGCAAATAGCATATTACTGCAAAGTTATGGATACATAAATTATGGCTAAAGAAGCTTGTTGATGCAAACTTACTTACATATACACAATAACGTAAGCTACAAATTTTTAGGAAAGTGAAACATTGTTCTTCATTAAGTTCATGAGGCAGAGCTTAATATACTTTTCCAGAAAGCACCTGAAAAAGGTTTCTTGCATCTTGCTTCTTACTTATATTGATTCCCTGTGTGTGTGTGATAGTGGACATGTGCATATCCCCATCATGATCATAGTGCTATGCCCGTTTTCCATTATCTTTAGAACTGAAGCACGGAAACTAGCATATGTTCATGTGTATTTTGATTCCACAGTAGAATGTGGAGCAACCAAAATGGCATGGCACTATAAAAAATACATAATCAAGGAACAACTGAGGCACAAAAGCACGTTGACCTCTTTGAATATTAAGAGACACTTAAGGAAGAAGAGTTTGCAGAAATAAATTTGAATATCCAGTAGGACCCTTACAGCACAAGCTGGGGATGGCCAACAATGAATTGCAGCACCTGCATGCAGAGCATCAATTGAGCCACTCACAAAAGGGAGTCTGGATATATCAGCTCTCACCAATACTAATCGTCTGAAACAACAGAAAAAAAATATTGGAGTGCTGCATTCAACATTAGAAAAAATAATCACAGGAAAAAGCTATAAAGGAGACGAATGACAGCTCAGACCATTGATCATGTGCGACAAAGGAGTTGCAGAAAGAAAGAAAACTTGAACATCAGGAGAACTGTAAACCATACTCGTCTGAAATGTTTTCCTGCTTGATGAATTCCTTGCATTGCTTCAACATATTCTCTGAGAAATCTAGTGCCACAACAAGGCAATATAGTTCGCTTTTAACAAATAATCTTGAAAATAACCCACTTCCACAGCTTGCATCAATTATAATCCCTCCACTTTTTGGCTTCAAATAATCCTTAGCCATCTCAAACTGTAGTTGTATTGTAATGTTTTTAGAAAGT
Above is a window of Triticum aestivum cultivar Chinese Spring chromosome 6B, IWGSC CS RefSeq v2.1, whole genome shotgun sequence DNA encoding:
- the LOC123134387 gene encoding uncharacterized methyltransferase At1g78140, chloroplastic isoform X1 gives rise to the protein MAATRSAVISAATIVAPPGFGRRRLAPCLAAPARGASGVAASASASGKVPPRSALHASASPSSTTGAPDSDEAAAESLVEAELSKLACPICYYPLVSSIDHQSAPSKSDSSLECSTCKKLYSKDDYWDLTVAVGSTEYSETMPAATELFRTQLVSFLYERGWRQNFMWGGFPGLEKEFEMAKDYLKPKSGGIIIDASCGSGLFSRLFVKSELYCLVVALDFSENMLKQCKEFIKQENISDERLVLVRADISRLPFVSGSIDALHAGAAIHCWPSPACAVAEISRVLRPGGVFVGSTFIADVLPPVIPLLRIGRPYIDQITGNNTFLSELELEDLCSACGLVNFTFVRNGFYIMFSATKAS